One Vicia villosa cultivar HV-30 ecotype Madison, WI linkage group LG5, Vvil1.0, whole genome shotgun sequence genomic window, aaattttgGGAGGTAGTATTTTGTGAGGATGACACATAAGCATGAAGCTATGTGAAGATGACACATAAGCAAATGCTAGGGTTTTTGTCTAGGATTGTCATCATGACAtccttacatttatattaagtagattaagattaagattattATTATGGTTAAGTCTAGGGTGAGGGCTCAATTAAGTCCCTCACCGGTGAAACCTTTAAAAATAACCATATGATTAAATAAAAGCTCCAGATTTAATATAAGAAAAAAGAGAACACATAAAATCAATTGCACTGAATTATTTTTACATAAGAGTCGCAATATTTTTACATTTAATAAGAATTCTTTTTAATTAACTTTCAGTTTTTTTTCAAGTTAACATTGTTTATCATTTTGTTCTATATTTCTCTCAagctttttatcattttttatgttTCTATCAAATTTCTCATTCGCAGTTTCCATCTTCTTCGATCCACTTCGATTATATTGTTTTTCTCTATTGTTCTGAGTATGGTATTTCTACAAACACTTTGTTtacaaaaatctaaaaacaaaATATAGACAGGCGAATTAAAAAGAAGATAAAGCTTGAGAGAAATATAGAACAAAATGATAAACAATGTTAACTTGAGAAAAAACtgaaagttatttaaaaaaaattcctacTAAATGTAAAAATATTGTGACTCTTATGTAAAAATAATTCATTGCAGTTGATTTTATGTGTTCTCTTTTTTCTTACATTAAATCTGAAGCTTTTATTTAATCATACGATTATTTTTAAAGGTTTCACCGGTGAGGGACTTAATTGAGCCCTCACCCTAGACTtaacctattattattattattattattattattattattattattattattattattattattattattattattattattattattattattattattattattattattattattattattattattattatttcatttattattattattttaattattaatagtgTGTcacttattaaataatatattctttattatttatattattatttatattattatttatattattattattattattattttttttttttttggagaataTTGACTTTATTCCACAAAAACAGAGAATTACAACCGACCCATTGAGGGTCCAGGTACAAGAGCATCCACGATACTAACTCATCAAATTCCTAACAAATTTTGATGTTCTCAATATCTACATGGCTTATAAGCTTCCTATTCATGCTACTTCTAATAACCACATTGTATTTAATGTCAGCCACAATGCTATAGTTCATTTGTGTGTTATTGAAGATGACATCATTTCTATGTTTCCACAGCATATAGAATGTCTCAGCCACTGCAATCTTCAATATGTTGCGCTGCCAGCcttttttctttgtttctgcAATGATCCATACCTTCTCAATGCTCCATTTTTCAGGTCCCCGATGATAACCCATCCAGATCAAAATTTCTTCCCACACTGATTTCGCAAATCTGCACTGAAAAAATAAGTGATCAATTGATTCATTCTCAATACAGAAACAACATCTTTGTTCCACCTGCACACCAAATTTTATCAAGCGATCCTTTGTAGGAATCCTGCCCAACATAAGTAGCCATAAATGGAATATTGATCGAGGTCTTGCGTTATTAGCATAGAAAACTGATCTCCAACTAACAGGTGGTTGAGGTTCTCGCATCAGCTCATAGCTATCTCTTGTTCTAAATTTCTCATCATTCAGCTTCATCCTCCAGTTCGGATCATTGATGATCAACACCCTGCTCTTCATGATTTGCTTGATGATCCAGGAACAATCATGGGGAGCTTGCCATTCTTGTGTATCCTGCCCCTTTATGTAATAAGCATTGAGCCATTTCACCCACAGCTTATCCTTCTTGGCTTGCACATTCCAAAGAAGCTTAATCATAGTTGCTTCATTCCATTCCTTTAAAGAGATAATATTCAGCCCACCAGCTTTCTTTGGATCACATACTCTACCCCACGCAACCGGAGCTTTCCTACTGCCCTCAATTTTTCCACTCCAAAGAAACATTCTGCATAGACTTTCTATACGTTGAATAATCTTTTTAGGTATCGGGAAAACCTGCATCCAATAGGCAGCAATAGCAAAAACAACACTTTGAACCAACTGACTTTTACCTGCAAAATTCAACAATTTAGCTGTCCAGTGGTTGATCCGCGCCATGATCTTATCAATAAGGGGCTGACATTGAACTATGCTAAGTTTCCGACTAGATAACGGGACGCCAAGATATTTGAAGGGGAGTTGTCCCTCTTCAAACCCTGTAGCTGCTAAAATTTCATGTTTGTCAATATCTCTAGTACCACCAAAATAGACTTTACATTTCTGTGGATTGGCCTTTAACCCTGTAGAGTCAGAAAAGTTATCAAACACCTTCATCATGCTCTTTATAGAAGTGTCATCCCCTCTAGAAAACAACATCAAATCATCTGCAAAGCAAATATTTGTGATTTTAAGTCTAGCATATTTGGGATGAAACCGATACTCTCTTGTGTCATGTAGCTTTCCCATACAACGATGCAAGTATTCCATTACCAAAACAAATAGTAATAGGGAGATTGGGTCCCCTTGCCGCAGACCACATTTGGCTCTCAAAGTTCTACTAATTTGCCCATTAACTGTATATCTGTATGATACAGTTCTGATACATGTCATGATCCATTTGACAAATTTCTCCGGAAAACTCATTTCTTGCATAATCCGCTCTAATGCATCCCATTCAACGGTATCATACACTTTCTGCACGTCCATTTGTATGGTACACCTAGGCGACAAGTGTTTTCTATTATACCCACGGATAAGCTCATGGGCAATAAGAATATTGTCCTGGATGTTTCGCCCCGGTACAAAGGCTGACTGACTTTCATCAACTACCTCTGAAATCACTGCACTCAGTCTTCGTGTTAGAACTTTGGATATTATCTAGTACAGGGTGGAGCAACAAGCGATAGGCCTGAGATCACGAATAGTTTTTGCATCTTATTTCTTCGGAATCAGTGTAACCAAAGCACAGTTGGTTGCAGCAAGCAGTCTAGTGTGGCTAAAGAAATCTTTGATGGTTGAAATCACATCATTTTTTACGATTGGCCAACTAGCTTTAAAGAATTTGGCACTGTATCCATCTATTCCGGGAGCTTTATGATCATTGATACTTTGCAAGGCCCTACATATTTCCTCCTCAGTAACAGGTTTAGTCAGATATTCTGCACTCTCATGAGACAATTGTTTACCTCTTCTCAACACTTCAATATCTACCTGCATTAATCTACTAGTATTTTTTCCAATCAGCTCACCATAGAATTGTAAGATTTCCTTTTCCAAATCATCAAACGAAATCAATTTAGTACCATGGCTATCCTCCAAATTGCTGAGCAAAGTTTTTTTGTTCTTTTCCTTCAGGTTAGCATAAAAGTATTTATTGTTGCCGTCACCTAACTTTAGCCAGTCAATTTTGGATTTCTGCTTCAAAATTTTTTCCTCAATGTCACACTGCTGTATAAGTGTTTCTGAAAGGTCTTTGACTTTTCTAATCAGATCCTGATTGAATAAGTCATTCTGCAATAATTTCTGAGCTTCTTCCAGATTATCCCTACTTTCTTGAATCTTGTGTGCTGTATGATGATACTTTCTACTGATACCATTCAGGCTATGTTGCATTCTCTTTAATTTTTGCCAAACTCTGTACATGGGCTTCCCT contains:
- the LOC131605321 gene encoding uncharacterized protein LOC131605321; this encodes MDVQKVYDTVEWDALERIMQEMSFPEKFVKWIMTCIRTVSYRYTVNGQISRTLRAKCGLRQGDPISLLLFVLVMEYLHRCMGKLHDTREYRFHPKYARLKITNICFADDLMLFSRGDDTSIKSMMKVFDNFSDSTGLKANPQKCKVYFGGTRDIDKHEILAATGFEEGQLPFKYLGVPLSSRKLSIVQCQPLIDKIMARINHWTAKLLNFAGKSQLVQSVVFAIAAYWMQVFPIPKKIIQRIESLCRMFLWSGKIEGSRKAPVAWGRVCDPKKAGGLNIISLKEWNEATMIKLLWNVQAKKDKLWVKWLNAYYIKGQDTQEWQAPHDCSWIIKQIMKSRVLIINDPNWRMKLNDEKFRTRDSYELMREPQPPVSWRSVFYANNARPRSIFHLWLLMLGRIPTKDRLIKFGVQVEQRCCFCIENESIDHLFFQCRFAKSVWEEILIWMGYHRGPEKWSIEKVWIIAETKKKGWQRNILKIAVAETFYMLWKHRNDVIFNNTQMNYSIVADIKYNVVIRSSMNRKLISHVDIENIKIC